One Bradyrhizobium sp. CCGB12 genomic window carries:
- the cobS gene encoding adenosylcobinamide-GDP ribazoletransferase, with amino-acid sequence MMPRAELLKDVIADLRMAASFVTILPVASSKPAGDGAIARATWALPVAGLLVGLAGALVYKIASRLGLPPDLAALLALGTTALITGALHEDGLADTADGLGGGRTRERKLEIMRDSRIGTYGVCALILSFGLRWSALATIANPWSVMLALCAAHAAARAGVPAFMSLVPPARPDGLSASAGSPPGRSVAVAFALGTLVLALTLGPGKALVGLVLLSLAGLMLARLAIRQIGGQTGDILGAFEQTGEILILLVAAAFQIGR; translated from the coding sequence ATGATGCCGCGCGCTGAGCTTTTGAAAGATGTCATCGCCGATCTCAGGATGGCGGCATCCTTCGTCACGATTCTTCCCGTGGCATCGTCGAAGCCCGCAGGCGACGGCGCGATCGCGCGCGCGACCTGGGCTCTGCCCGTCGCGGGACTGCTGGTCGGCCTTGCTGGCGCGCTGGTCTACAAGATCGCCAGCCGGCTTGGACTGCCGCCAGACCTTGCCGCCCTGCTCGCGCTAGGCACGACCGCGCTCATCACCGGCGCGCTGCACGAAGACGGGCTGGCTGATACCGCCGATGGGCTCGGCGGCGGACGCACGCGCGAGCGCAAGCTCGAGATCATGCGCGACAGCCGGATCGGCACTTACGGCGTCTGTGCTCTGATCCTGTCGTTCGGCCTGCGCTGGAGCGCGCTCGCGACGATCGCCAATCCTTGGTCAGTGATGCTTGCACTGTGCGCGGCGCATGCCGCGGCCCGTGCCGGCGTGCCGGCCTTCATGTCGCTGGTTCCGCCGGCGCGGCCTGACGGTCTATCGGCAAGCGCCGGATCGCCGCCGGGCCGCAGCGTGGCCGTCGCGTTCGCCCTCGGAACGCTCGTTCTCGCCCTCACCCTCGGACCGGGCAAGGCGCTGGTCGGCCTCGTCCTGCTGTCGCTCGCCGGCCTGATGCTGGCGCGGCTTGCCATCCGCCAGATCGGCGGGCAGACCGGAGACATCCTCGGTGCGTTCGAGCAGACCGGCGAGATCCTGATCCTGCTGGTGGCCGCCGCTTTCCAGATCGGGCGATGA
- the bluB gene encoding 5,6-dimethylbenzimidazole synthase has translation MVEFDDTFRQHLRELFVWRRDVRRFRTDPLPAGAIDRLIETACLSPSVGLSQPWRFVIVDDAARRRAIIEDFKSCNADALNAYVGERAARYATLKLSGLEQAPGHLAVFADKASDIGHGLGRATMPETTEYSVVAAITAMWLAARAEGVGLGWVSILNPDRIHAILDVPQSWKFIAYLCIGHPETECDRPELEQAKWEHRRGADEFTLRR, from the coding sequence ATGGTCGAGTTCGACGACACCTTCCGCCAACATTTGCGCGAGCTGTTCGTGTGGCGCCGCGACGTGCGCCGCTTTCGAACTGACCCGCTGCCGGCCGGCGCCATCGACCGCCTGATCGAGACCGCCTGCCTCTCGCCGTCGGTCGGCCTCAGCCAGCCCTGGCGCTTCGTCATCGTCGATGATGCCGCACGCCGCCGCGCCATAATCGAGGACTTCAAGTCGTGCAACGCCGATGCGCTGAACGCCTATGTCGGCGAGCGCGCGGCGCGCTATGCCACGCTGAAACTGTCGGGTCTCGAACAGGCGCCCGGCCATCTCGCCGTATTCGCGGACAAGGCCAGCGACATCGGTCACGGCCTCGGCCGCGCGACGATGCCCGAGACGACGGAATATTCCGTCGTCGCCGCGATCACCGCGATGTGGCTCGCGGCGCGCGCGGAAGGAGTTGGTCTCGGCTGGGTGTCGATCCTCAATCCGGATCGCATTCACGCCATCCTCGACGTGCCGCAATCCTGGAAATTCATCGCCTATCTCTGCATCGGCCATCCCGAGACCGAATGCGATCGGCCCGAGTTGGAGCAGGCAAAATGGGAGCATCGGCGCGGCGCCGACGAGTTTACGCTGCGGCGTTGA
- a CDS encoding ShlB/FhaC/HecB family hemolysin secretion/activation protein, which yields MRIRGAVLGIGLAASCIASARAQVPSINPGVIQNDVDRQRRQLEQQSAPPKLTGPAVIGGEREKSQLLKPGGPKFRLRKVTFGESKFITPAELDEIAKKYIGKDVDIAALLQLVADINAVYAARGIVTGIATLPEQDAKGGIVRVKLTEGRLQKTTVEGNKQTRTDYILDRVKEPEGEVLDVPKLNRDVIWFNRTNDVQIKALLQPGASFGLTDLQFAVIEPPVDTWQLFVDNQGVENTGRWEGGTFYKRHGLFGVDDRLTFYGVRSDGNLNGNAAYSIPVNPWGGRIGVSYTEGKIKIIQGPFVALDVTGRSSQAAVNFSQPVWVTQDWLVLLNGAVTEGKTVSRFATVAVTDDHYDKATAGVSVTNSGNTYSITVSPAVNYIEWQDHVLGNNRTFNTYTGSLIATSAAGLPNLSANVLASWQYTQEKLLPGDQIFSIGGPTTVRGYPSNSAAGDSGYYFNAELHYNWSQWLRGFDTYIFTDWGAVYSTFPGVTELSSVGVGFSWTYAPFMTFEANYATPLKMAVSTQNHYEAYGRVIFRPLLMFQKPESPAPVAAVAGRSKS from the coding sequence ATGCGGATTCGGGGCGCAGTATTGGGGATTGGGCTGGCAGCGTCCTGCATCGCCTCCGCGCGCGCCCAGGTGCCCTCGATCAATCCTGGCGTGATCCAGAACGACGTCGACCGTCAGCGGCGGCAGCTCGAGCAGCAGAGTGCTCCGCCCAAGCTCACCGGGCCGGCGGTGATCGGCGGCGAGCGGGAAAAGTCCCAGCTCTTGAAGCCGGGCGGGCCGAAGTTTCGCCTGCGCAAGGTCACGTTCGGCGAGTCCAAGTTCATCACGCCGGCCGAGCTGGACGAGATCGCGAAGAAGTATATCGGCAAGGACGTCGACATCGCCGCGCTGCTGCAGCTCGTTGCCGACATCAACGCCGTCTACGCCGCGCGCGGGATCGTCACGGGCATCGCGACGTTGCCGGAGCAGGACGCCAAGGGCGGCATCGTCCGCGTCAAGCTCACCGAAGGCCGACTCCAGAAGACGACCGTCGAAGGCAACAAGCAGACCCGCACCGACTACATCCTCGATCGCGTGAAGGAGCCCGAGGGCGAGGTCCTGGACGTTCCCAAGCTCAATCGCGACGTGATCTGGTTCAACCGCACCAACGACGTGCAGATCAAGGCACTGCTTCAGCCCGGCGCGAGCTTCGGCCTGACCGACCTCCAGTTCGCGGTGATCGAGCCCCCGGTCGACACCTGGCAGCTGTTCGTGGACAACCAGGGCGTGGAGAACACCGGCCGCTGGGAAGGCGGCACCTTCTATAAGCGCCACGGCCTGTTCGGCGTCGACGACCGCCTGACCTTCTACGGGGTGCGCTCCGACGGCAATCTCAACGGCAACGCCGCGTACAGCATTCCGGTCAATCCCTGGGGTGGCCGTATCGGCGTCAGCTACACCGAAGGCAAGATCAAGATCATCCAGGGGCCGTTCGTCGCGCTCGACGTCACGGGACGCTCGAGCCAGGCCGCCGTCAATTTCAGCCAACCGGTCTGGGTGACGCAGGACTGGCTGGTGCTGCTCAACGGCGCCGTGACCGAGGGCAAGACGGTCAGCCGCTTCGCGACGGTCGCCGTCACCGACGATCACTACGACAAGGCCACCGCCGGCGTCTCGGTGACCAATTCCGGCAACACATATTCGATCACGGTTTCGCCCGCCGTCAACTACATCGAATGGCAGGATCACGTGCTGGGCAACAACCGCACGTTCAACACCTATACCGGCTCGCTGATCGCAACCAGCGCTGCGGGATTGCCGAACTTGAGCGCCAATGTGCTGGCGAGCTGGCAGTACACCCAGGAAAAGCTGCTGCCCGGCGACCAGATCTTCTCGATCGGCGGCCCCACCACCGTGCGCGGCTATCCCTCCAACTCGGCGGCCGGCGACAGCGGCTATTATTTCAACGCCGAGCTGCACTACAACTGGTCGCAATGGCTGAGGGGTTTCGACACCTATATCTTCACTGACTGGGGTGCGGTGTATTCGACATTCCCTGGAGTGACCGAGCTGAGCTCGGTCGGCGTCGGCTTCTCCTGGACTTACGCGCCGTTCATGACGTTCGAGGCAAATTACGCGACGCCGCTGAAGATGGCGGTCTCGACCCAGAACCACTACGAGGCCTATGGCCGCGTCATCTTCCGGCCGTTGTTGATGTTCCAGAAGCCGGAAAGCCCCGCGCCTGTGGCGGCGGTGGCCGGCAGAAGCAAGTCGTAG